Genomic window (Streptomyces cadmiisoli):
CGGCTTCTTCGAGCTGAACGGCCGGAAGGTCGCCGGTGGCATGCAGAACCCCGCCGAGCAGGGCCCGCCGTCCTGGACCGTGTACTTCCGCAGCGCGGACGCCCGGGCCACGGCCGAGGCGGTCGAGCAGGCGCACGGCACGGTGCGCATGCGGCCCATGCAGGTGATGGACCAGGGCCACATGGCGATCGTGGCCGACAGCGCCGGGGTGCCGTTCGGCATCTGGCAGCCGGCCGCGCTCGAGGGTGTGGACGTGCTCAACGAGCCCGGCGCGCTGTGCTGGCTGGAACTGTACGTTCCGGACGTCCCCGCGGCCGCGGGGTTCTACCACTCGGTGCTGGGCTGGGAGACCTCGTCCGTCCTGTTCCCCGGCGGCGCCTACACGTGCGTCAACCCGGCCGGTCAGGAGGAGGACACGGTGTTCGGCGGCTTCGTCGCGCTGTCCGACGATCCCGCGGAGGCCGCGACGGGCGCCTACTGGCTGCCGTACTTCGAGGTCACCGACACGGACGCCGTGGTCGCCGAGGCAGAGGAGCTGGGCGGCAGGGTCCGGATGCCGGCCACGGATGTGCCGGACGTCGGCCGCGTCGCCAAACTGGCCGATCCGTACGGCGCCCGCTTCGCCGTGATCAGGACCGCACCGCCGCAGGACGCCTGACGGACCGCCCGGCCCGGGAAGACCCCACGACGGCCCCGGGCGCCCCCGCTACGCCGACGCGCGCCGCACCAGCGTGGTCGGCAGGACCACACCCGCGGTGTCGTCCCCGG
Coding sequences:
- a CDS encoding VOC family protein, which produces MLTTRFVNGAPNWVDLGTTDLDGAASFYGALFGWRFESAGPEAGGYGFFELNGRKVAGGMQNPAEQGPPSWTVYFRSADARATAEAVEQAHGTVRMRPMQVMDQGHMAIVADSAGVPFGIWQPAALEGVDVLNEPGALCWLELYVPDVPAAAGFYHSVLGWETSSVLFPGGAYTCVNPAGQEEDTVFGGFVALSDDPAEAATGAYWLPYFEVTDTDAVVAEAEELGGRVRMPATDVPDVGRVAKLADPYGARFAVIRTAPPQDA